In the Euphorbia lathyris chromosome 5, ddEupLath1.1, whole genome shotgun sequence genome, one interval contains:
- the LOC136230751 gene encoding mediator of RNA polymerase II transcription subunit 18, with amino-acid sequence MECVVQGIIETQHVEALEILLQGLCGVHRARLRIHELCLRSGPNLGLVSSEVRLLCDLEQPEPSWTVKHVGGSMRGAGADQISVLVRNMVESKASKNVLRLFYALGYKLDHELLRVGFAFHFQRGAPITVTVSSVNKMLKLHATDEAVPVTPGIQLVEVTAPATPENYSEVVAAMSSFCEYLAPLLHLSKPGVSTGVVPTAAAAAASLMSDGGGTTL; translated from the exons CATGTTGAGGCCCTGGAGATTCTGCTTCAGGGTCTTTGTGGTGTACACAGGGCACGCTTACGAATCCATGAATTATGTCTGAGAAGTGGTCCAAACCTTG GACTTGTTTCTTCAGAGGTTCGACTTTTGTGTGACCTTGAACAGCCTGAACCTTCTTG GACTGTTAAACACGTTGGAGGTTCAATGAGGGGTGCTGGTGCAGATCAAATTTCAGTCCTAGTCAGGAATATGGTGGAAAGCAAAGCAAGCAAGAATGTGCTTCGCTTATTTTATGCACTTGGCTACAAATTGGACCATGAGTTGCTGAGAGTAGGGTTTGCCTTCCATTTCCAAAGGGGTGCTCCGATAACTGTTACTGTCTCATCTGTCAATAAGATGCTAAAACTGCATGCAACGGATGAGGCTGTGCCAGTAACACCTGGCATACAACTGGTTGAAGTAACAGCCCCTGCAACACCTGAAAACTATTCTGAAGTTGTTGCTGCCATGTcgtctttttgtgaatatctgGCACC ACTTCTGCATTTGTCAAAACCTGGTGTTTCGACTGGTGTTGTTCCAACTGCTGCAGCTGCAGCTGCATCTCTTATGTCAGATGGTGGAGGCACAACCTTGTAG